AAACGGCTCTAGAGATTAGCCTATTCAAGGTGTGATGCAATTATCAACGAAATGGTAAACTACAGGTTAATCTGACTGATCCCTTTTTACTGGAACAAAACAGCCTATTTCCAGCTAATATTTGGATTTACACCATCTACACTTTCAAGAAATACTGAATATCAGGAGGCAGGTCATGACAGAACGTTACCATGGGAGTTGCCATTGCGGTGCGGTCCGCTTCTCTTTTGAAGGTGAAGAGATTGTAAAAGGTTTACGCTGCAACTGTTCCCTCTGCACTCGCAAAGGTGCAATGATGAGCAGTGAGGCAATACCTCCTGATCAGTTTTCTTATGAGTCTGATGATCAGACACTTGGAAGCTATCAGTTCGGGTTAAAAACAGCCCGCCACTACTTCTGTAATCAATGCGGTATCTATACTTTTCATGAAACGGCCAGAATGCCAGGGCACTTTCGCGTGAACCTGGGCTGTATTGAAGGAATCGACCCATTTACCCTTGAGTATGATCTGTTCGATGGAAAACACCTGCTCTAAGTATCAATTCATACTCCCATATCAAAGATTTCATTAGCGCAAGTGGTTGTTCGAAAGAATAAGGGTAAGTGTGGTATTGTTCAGTTGCTGGAATTAGTGTTTCGCCTGATTTTTAAGTTTGTATTAGGTGTAAGCATACTCGTCATCACGACCATCGTACTGCTTCGCTATTTCGATCCTCCAACCTGGTCATGGAAGATTCAGAGAGAGTTCAGCAGGCCAATGGCTTATCCGCAAGTGATACGCCACACATGGGTCAGTCTGGATAGGATCGCACCTTCGGTGCAATTAGCTATAGTGGCTGCAGAAGACCAGCGTTTTCCATATCATTACGGAATTGATCCAGAAGCGATCATAGATGCATTGGAAGAGGCGGACAGGGGTAAGCGATTACGTGGCGCAAGTACACTGACCCAACAGACTGCCAAAAACCTGTTTCTCTGGTCAAACAGAGATTTCGCCAGAAAAGTCTTGGAGATGGGCATCGCGCTGTTGCTTGAGCTATTTTGGAATAAACAGCGAATTCTAGAGGTTTATCTGAATATTGCTGAATTTGGTCCTGGGGTTTTTGGAGTTGGTGCCGCCAGTGATTACTGGTTTCAGGTACCGGTTGGTGAGCTATCCAACAGACAGGCCGCCAGACTTGCGGCCGTTCTACCCAATCCCTGGCGTTATCGTGCGCATCCTCCCTCTCCTTATGTGGTTGAGCGCTCCCGTTGGATTGAGCAGCAGATGGAGCAATTGGGATATGCCTGGCTGCACCTATAGGAGGTCTATACACTGCTTTGCAAATGGTTGACAATCAAGCAGTCATGTTCAAAACGAGTAATTGATGCTCTACTGTAACCTATCGATATCAGACTACTGTTTCGTGCAGGGCCCCAATCTTTCACCAGTGGTTTTAGAGCGCATTTGTAAACCCTGAGAGTTGATATTGATATTTCCTTCAGCTCGATCCCCGTAGTAGGTGATATCTCCCTGGCTGGTAGTTGCCATACCATTCTGGGAGCAGGTGATATTCCAGGAGACTGTATCACCTTCAGTTTTCAGATCGATGGTTTCACAGTTCTGTCCCAGTTCACTGTCCTTCGGCACAAAGTCAGCCTGACTGATACAGGTGGTATAGGAAGTGGGGGGGAGCTGCATTGGCATGCCGGGCATATCCATAACGGCAGTCCACTGCCACAAACCCGGATTCATATTGACTTCCGATGCTGCAGCTACCACTGAGAGCGTGTTGCTCGATAATAATGAGATAAGCAAGAGCGCTTTTAACTTCATTGGGTTATCCCGCGATGATTGGTTGGAAAGGCTGATTATGCCGTAGTCCAGGGTATGCTGCTTGGGTTGATTATCCCTGTGTCATCGAAATATACCGCTATTTGATAATAATTTACATGCACATGTTCGGGTTTATATTGCCGGAACCACGCCTAGTAGAGTCGATCGATTGGATCAGTTTCACAAATTTGGCCTGTAACTTGCAGATTTCTTAAACGCAAATATCAGAAAACCTGGGTCAGATCGGATCTGTACACCACCATAGAGATTAGGAGAGTTGCGTTGGCCATTTATATCTGGATTGGACTGCTTTCAATATCTGTAGTTGTCTCCGTAACGATTCAGTTGATGGCACCAGGATCAGGCTTGATCGCCATCGTATCCGGGCTGTTTCTGGTCGTAGGCGGGACACTTCTGACCACAATCATGAGTCATTCCCTGAACGCTGTGATGGCTATGTGGCAGCTGGTGAGTGATTTTCGAAAGCCGACTGCGGATCAGGGAGATGAAGAGGAAGAGTCATTTCGACGCTTTCTCCAGGCGGCAAACTTTTTCCGCCGCGGTGAAATTCGGCCGGCAGAGGCGGTTACCCAGCGGATATCCGCTCCTCTACTGCGTCGAGGAACCCAACTGGTTCTCGATGGATTCCCGCGGGATCAGGTGAATTTGGCACTTCAGCGGCAAATTGCGGAAGATCGCGATCATCTTCGCAGGCCGGCTGATATTCTCAGGGCAATGGGCGGATATGCCCCGGCATTCGGTATGCTGGGGACCCTGCTGGGGTTGGTACAGATGCTGTTTGGTCTCGGTTCTGGAGACCTGGCATCTATTGGCGCTGCCATGGGGTTTGCCATGTTGACCACCGTTTATGGATTGGTGCTGGCCAATCTGGTGTTTAAACCGATGGCAAGCAAATTCGAGCAGCGAGGTAGGCAATTAATCAGCCGCCGGGTCGCTCACCTGCAGGCAGTCATGATGCTTTGTGATCGGCAACACTCTGAACTGATCCGAGAGATGATGGATGAAGCCTCGGCAAATCAGGATATCCAGCAGGCGGCAGTCCAACTGAAACTGGTCGCTTCACAGTAGGGGGAAGGATCGATGGTATCACAGAGCAGTGATGGTCCTTTGAACGACATCTCCTGGTATCAGTGGGAGAGTGACAATACTGATGCGAACTGGTTGTTGACCTATGTAGATGTGCTGAGTGTTATCCTGGCCATGCTGGTGGTTTTGCTGGGTCAAATGGCGGTCCGTCAGATGCAGCCTATTGAAGAGCAGAATCAAATTGCATCGACCTACAGCCAGCCTGAGACACCTGTACCAGCCACCATTCCACAACCCACCGAGGTCGTTGAGGAAACCCCATCACAATCCCAGCCTGACAACAGCGCGGTGACCAGGCTGACTGCGGCCATCGAGCAGCGCTTTGATGATGAAGTCAAAGTGGTTCAGCGTGAGCTCGGTGTCTCTCTTGAGATTGCCGATGTGATTCTTTTTCATTCCGGCAAGGCTGAACTGTTACCTGAAGCCCAGCCCGTATTGAGTCGGCTTGCCATGACCCTTCAGGAGATCGGTGAAGCGGATATTGCCGTGGAAGGGCATACGGATGACCGGCCGATTCTTGGTGGTCCTTTTCAATCCAATTGGGAACTGGCTGCAGCGCGGGCCAATGCAGTAACCCGGTTTTTATTGGATCAGGGATTTTCACCGAAACATCTGCGTTCGGTCAGCTACGCCGATTCTCAACCGGTTGCCGATAACAGCAATGCTGGTGGACGGGCAGAAAACCGAAGAGTTAATCTGCGAGTGGATTTTCTCTGACAGAAGAGCCGGGCATCTGCAAACCCTCGAGATCCGATAATCAGGCCGCAGGCATGTCGATTAATCCGCTGTTGCCTTGGTCGAGCTTCCAGCCTATAACAGCCACACGGATCACTGTTTTGAACCCGCGCTGGAGCGCTTTTTGGGCTTTCTTTTCTTAGGTTTTTTCTTTTCAGACCTGTTGCTTCTTTTGGCTGGTTTTTCCGCTTTTGCAAGGCGGGAAATCTTCAGGCGTTGCCCACAGACCCAGGCCTTTCTGAGATCCTGAAAGATCTCATGGGGCATACCGACCGGTAGATCGACCAGGCTGAAATCGTTTTGAATATCGATATGACCAATATGCTCCGCGTCAAGACCCGCCTCATTGGCAATTGCGCCAACAATATTGCCAGGCTTTACATCGTGATCATGGCCCACTTCGATGCGAAAGCGTTCCATACCTGAAGGCGCGGCGGAGCTGGTAACGTGACTTTTTTGATCACTTCGCACCCGTTTGCTGTTTCTCTCTCTGGAAGGCTCACTGTTTTTGGGTCTGCTTTTTTCGGCTTGAAGCAGTAAAGGTTTGTCGCCAAGTGACATTTTAGCCAGAGCCGCAGCAATATCGATAGCCGGTACATCGTGCTCCTGTTGGTACTGTTCCAACAGGCCCTGCATAAAATCGAGCTCTTCAGATGCCAGGGTATCGCTGATTCGCTGCTTGAATGCTGCGATCCGTTGATTGTTGACGGTTTCGGTACTGGGCAGAGTCAATTGTTCGATTTTTTGCCGGGTCGACTTCTCGATCGTGCCCAACATACGCCTCTCCCGGGGGGCAACAAACAGAATTGCGTCACCGGTTCTACCGGCACGTCCGGTTCGTCCAATACGATGTACATAGGACTCGGCATCGTATGGGATATCGAAGTTGATGACATGGCTGATCCGCTCTACATCCAGACCTCGGGCAGCGACATCGGTTGCTACCAGAATATCGAGTGCGCCTCGTTTCAGTCGTTCAACCATCTGTTCCCGCTGCTTTTGCACCATGTCACCATTCAATGCAGCGGCACTATAGCCTCTCGCAGAGAGTCTTTCAGCCAGCTCGGTGGTGGCCGTCTTGGTACGAACAAAGATGATAATGGCGTCAAACGGTTCGACTTCAAGAATCCTGGTCAAGGCATCCAGCTTATGCAGTCCTTTGACCAGCCAGTAACGCTGCCTGATGGTTTCAGCGGTGGCCGTTTTGCTTTTAATAGCAATTTCATGGGGTTGATTGAGATGACGCCTAGCAATATGGCGTATCTCTTTCGGCATGGTGGCGGAGAAGAGAGCGATCTGCCTCTCCGGATTGGTCTGCTCGAGTATCCACTCCACATCATCGATAAAGCCCATGCGCAACATCTCATCAGCTTCATCCAGTACCAGGGTCTGAATATTATCCAGTTTGAGTGTGCCTTTGCGCATATGGTCCATGACCCGGCCGGGTGTTCCGACGACCACATGAACACCCCGTTTCAATTGGCGGATCTGGCCGCCATAATCCTGACCGCCGTAGATTGGCAGGACATGAAAATCCTGCATCTGCGACGCATAGCGCTGAAATGCCTCGGCAACCTGGATGGCCAGTTCCCGGGTTGGGGTCAGCACCATAACCTGAACATGGCGCTGTTTCAGGTTCAGGCGAGCCAGCAGTGGCAGGGCAAAGGCGGCGGTTTTACCGGTCCCTGTAGGTGCATGTCCCAGCAAATCGTCCCCGGCCAGCAAATATGGGATGGTTTGCGCCTGGATCGGGGAGGGGGTTTCATAGCCTACTTTATCCAGTGCACTGAGAAGCTGTTTGGGCAGATCAAACTCATTGAAGCTGGTGGCTGCGGGATCTTCGTGGGACATTAAGGATTCCTGGTGGGAGCAGATGAAGCGGCCATAGGCATGGCCGGGCCGTGAAGTATAATGGTCTGTTTACTGATTACAATAGCCAATATTACAGTCAGTATGCACTTTTATTAACAAGGCGCGTTTAATTCCGGAGCTAAAATGTCATTGCAGAGGATCTGGGTCGATGCCGATGCCTGCCCAAAACCGATAAAAGAGATTCTGTTTCGCGCCTCTGACAGGGTCCGTATTCCTGTTGTACTGGTCGCCAATCAGGCATTACAGGTTCCCCCTTCAGAACTGATCCGCTCAGTGCAGGTCTCGGCTGGTTTTGATGTGGCGGACGACTACATTGTGCAACAGGCACAACCTGGGGAATTGGTGATTACCGCCGATATACCCTTGGCTGCGGACGTCATCGAGAAGGGCTGTTTTGTTCTGACTCCCCGGGGTGAGCGCTATACGGCTGATAATATCCGTCAGCGTCTGGCGATGCGGGACTTCCTGGATACCATGCGGGGTAGTGGTGTGGATACTGGGGGACCGGCAGCGTTCAGTCATTCAGATCGCCAGGCTTTCGCCAACCAGCTCGACCGACTGCTTGCCAGGGCTGGTTGACAGACCCTGATCCAGGAGCAAATAGATTACAGTGAGTCTCGGTCAACCAGCGCAGACAGTAGACCTTTTGCCGGGCGGGTGACGACTACTTGAATAGATCCTCAGCGGCCTGGCGCAAAGAATCTTCTGATCGGTTTGCTTTTTCTGACAGTGGTACCAGTGTTGGCTCAAACAACTCGCAGAAATTGGCTTTCTCTTTATCCAGCACCCGTTCAACACTGGGTTCTTCACATTGATTGGGACGGCTGGGGGCATACCAACGGCAGTTACGGCAAACCCGAGTCGGTTTGCCACAGGAGAGACAGCCGGCCTCGCGGCCAAAATCGGCTGTCTGCAATTCATGGCCACAATGCCAACATTTACCTTTTATAAGGTTGTTCACAGCTATTTTCCCAATCTGGCATGGTCAGTGATGCTGAGAAAATCATTGGCCATTTTCTGTGGATCATGGGGCGGGCTGAAATAGGCATGGTATTGGCCCTGCGGATCGACAAGAATGATTGAGGCAGAGTGATCCATCACATAGCCCATAGCACTGTCCTCAGTTTCAACCCGTTGATAGAGAATGCCCAATGGTTTGGTCAGTTTCTCAAGCGCCGGTTCCGGGCCGGTGGCACCGAGGAATTCCGGATTGAAATAGGTGACATACTCAGCAAGTCGTTCCAGCGAGTCTCTTTGTGGATCCACGGAAACGAATGTGATTTTGTAGGGATCAGTTTGCTGTTCCCTTTTCAGCAGGTCATTCATTTCACTGAACAGAGACATGGTGGTAGGACAGATATCGGGACAGTAGGTATAGCCAAAACTCATGAAGGTCCATTGTCCGAGCAGACTCTGATTGTCGAATGTCTCGCCATGGTGGTTGGAGAGGGAGAATGGTTTCAGGGAACGTAATTCCGGAAGCAGGGTTGCCTGTTCGGTTGCCAAGGGTTGGATTGATTCTTCAGTCTTGGATCCTTGCAGGTAGGACCAAACCAGCAATCCACCGAGTAAGGCAGAGATTCCAAGCAATGCAGTTATCCCCAGGCGAGGGGTGGCGTTTTCCGACATGTGCTATTCCCGTTGTCTCGACACCCAGATCAGTGTCACCAAAATCAATAACAGAATGGCTGCGCCACCATTGTGAGCAACTGCAACATTCAGCGGTAAATGACCTACTACATTGGTGATACCAAGGCCAATTTGCAATATGAGGATTAATGTAAGCAGATATCCGATGCTTTGCAATGAACGCGCTGAGCTCTTCCTTATCAACCAGTAGGTTAATATACCCAGAGTAATTAGGGTTATTAGGGCGCCCACTCTATGAGTGACATGTATGGCCGTACGGGCTTCGGTTTCCAGCACGCCGAATTCATAGTTGATACCCAGCCCGCGCCA
This portion of the Candidatus Thiodiazotropha endoloripes genome encodes:
- a CDS encoding GFA family protein; the encoded protein is MTERYHGSCHCGAVRFSFEGEEIVKGLRCNCSLCTRKGAMMSSEAIPPDQFSYESDDQTLGSYQFGLKTARHYFCNQCGIYTFHETARMPGHFRVNLGCIEGIDPFTLEYDLFDGKHLL
- the mtgA gene encoding monofunctional biosynthetic peptidoglycan transglycosylase; translated protein: MVVRKNKGKCGIVQLLELVFRLIFKFVLGVSILVITTIVLLRYFDPPTWSWKIQREFSRPMAYPQVIRHTWVSLDRIAPSVQLAIVAAEDQRFPYHYGIDPEAIIDALEEADRGKRLRGASTLTQQTAKNLFLWSNRDFARKVLEMGIALLLELFWNKQRILEVYLNIAEFGPGVFGVGAASDYWFQVPVGELSNRQAARLAAVLPNPWRYRAHPPSPYVVERSRWIEQQMEQLGYAWLHL
- a CDS encoding DUF3617 domain-containing protein, whose product is MKLKALLLISLLSSNTLSVVAAASEVNMNPGLWQWTAVMDMPGMPMQLPPTSYTTCISQADFVPKDSELGQNCETIDLKTEGDTVSWNITCSQNGMATTSQGDITYYGDRAEGNININSQGLQMRSKTTGERLGPCTKQ
- a CDS encoding motility protein A; translated protein: MAPGSGLIAIVSGLFLVVGGTLLTTIMSHSLNAVMAMWQLVSDFRKPTADQGDEEEESFRRFLQAANFFRRGEIRPAEAVTQRISAPLLRRGTQLVLDGFPRDQVNLALQRQIAEDRDHLRRPADILRAMGGYAPAFGMLGTLLGLVQMLFGLGSGDLASIGAAMGFAMLTTVYGLVLANLVFKPMASKFEQRGRQLISRRVAHLQAVMMLCDRQHSELIREMMDEASANQDIQQAAVQLKLVASQ
- a CDS encoding OmpA/MotB family protein; protein product: MVSQSSDGPLNDISWYQWESDNTDANWLLTYVDVLSVILAMLVVLLGQMAVRQMQPIEEQNQIASTYSQPETPVPATIPQPTEVVEETPSQSQPDNSAVTRLTAAIEQRFDDEVKVVQRELGVSLEIADVILFHSGKAELLPEAQPVLSRLAMTLQEIGEADIAVEGHTDDRPILGGPFQSNWELAAARANAVTRFLLDQGFSPKHLRSVSYADSQPVADNSNAGGRAENRRVNLRVDFL
- a CDS encoding DEAD/DEAH box helicase — encoded protein: MSHEDPAATSFNEFDLPKQLLSALDKVGYETPSPIQAQTIPYLLAGDDLLGHAPTGTGKTAAFALPLLARLNLKQRHVQVMVLTPTRELAIQVAEAFQRYASQMQDFHVLPIYGGQDYGGQIRQLKRGVHVVVGTPGRVMDHMRKGTLKLDNIQTLVLDEADEMLRMGFIDDVEWILEQTNPERQIALFSATMPKEIRHIARRHLNQPHEIAIKSKTATAETIRQRYWLVKGLHKLDALTRILEVEPFDAIIIFVRTKTATTELAERLSARGYSAAALNGDMVQKQREQMVERLKRGALDILVATDVAARGLDVERISHVINFDIPYDAESYVHRIGRTGRAGRTGDAILFVAPRERRMLGTIEKSTRQKIEQLTLPSTETVNNQRIAAFKQRISDTLASEELDFMQGLLEQYQQEHDVPAIDIAAALAKMSLGDKPLLLQAEKSRPKNSEPSRERNSKRVRSDQKSHVTSSAAPSGMERFRIEVGHDHDVKPGNIVGAIANEAGLDAEHIGHIDIQNDFSLVDLPVGMPHEIFQDLRKAWVCGQRLKISRLAKAEKPAKRSNRSEKKKPKKRKPKKRSSAGSKQ
- a CDS encoding YaiI/YqxD family protein, whose translation is MSLQRIWVDADACPKPIKEILFRASDRVRIPVVLVANQALQVPPSELIRSVQVSAGFDVADDYIVQQAQPGELVITADIPLAADVIEKGCFVLTPRGERYTADNIRQRLAMRDFLDTMRGSGVDTGGPAAFSHSDRQAFANQLDRLLARAG
- a CDS encoding SCO family protein codes for the protein MSENATPRLGITALLGISALLGGLLVWSYLQGSKTEESIQPLATEQATLLPELRSLKPFSLSNHHGETFDNQSLLGQWTFMSFGYTYCPDICPTTMSLFSEMNDLLKREQQTDPYKITFVSVDPQRDSLERLAEYVTYFNPEFLGATGPEPALEKLTKPLGILYQRVETEDSAMGYVMDHSASIILVDPQGQYHAYFSPPHDPQKMANDFLSITDHARLGK